A single Longimicrobiaceae bacterium DNA region contains:
- a CDS encoding signal recognition particle protein (with 4.5S RNA forms a signal recognition particle involved in targeting and integration of inner membrane proteins), translated as VGIARRALETAQRERDRVVIVDTAGRLQIDEEMMDELKRLKQALQPHEILYVADGMTGQEAVKIAEGFDQALDITGVVLTKMDGDARGGAALSIYGVTGKPIKFIGVGEKLDGLEEFHPERMAGRILQMGDVLSLVEKAQSSFDQEQAAKLEKKMLGAGRFDLDDFLTAMRQLQNLGPLENLLKLLPGVNNKMLKNIKVDPQRMKHIEAIILSMTPQERKKPELLNGSRRARIARGSGRPVQEINRLLEQFKEMQKFMKQMKNLQGMMPRGLPRLGGGAGSGFPFVR; from the coding sequence GGTGGGGATCGCCCGGCGGGCGCTGGAGACGGCGCAGCGGGAGCGCGACCGCGTGGTGATCGTCGACACTGCCGGACGCCTGCAGATCGACGAGGAGATGATGGACGAGCTGAAGCGCCTGAAGCAGGCACTCCAGCCGCACGAGATCCTCTACGTCGCCGACGGCATGACCGGTCAGGAGGCGGTGAAGATCGCCGAGGGTTTCGACCAGGCGCTCGACATCACGGGTGTCGTCCTGACCAAGATGGACGGCGACGCGCGTGGTGGCGCCGCGCTCTCCATCTACGGCGTCACCGGCAAGCCGATCAAGTTCATCGGTGTCGGCGAGAAGCTGGACGGATTGGAGGAGTTCCACCCCGAGCGGATGGCCGGGCGGATCCTCCAGATGGGCGACGTCCTCTCCCTGGTGGAGAAGGCGCAGAGCTCCTTCGACCAGGAACAGGCGGCGAAGCTCGAGAAGAAGATGCTCGGGGCCGGGCGGTTCGACCTCGACGACTTCCTGACCGCGATGCGGCAGCTCCAGAACCTGGGGCCATTGGAGAACCTCCTGAAGCTGCTCCCCGGGGTCAACAACAAGATGTTGAAGAACATCAAGGTCGACCCGCAGCGGATGAAGCACATCGAGGCGATCATCCTCTCGATGACGCCGCAGGAGCGGAAGAAGCCCGAACTGCTCAACGGCTCCCGCCGCGCCCGCATCGCGCGCGGTTCCGGCCGTCCGGTGCAGGAGATCAATCGTCTCCTCGAGCAGTTCAAGGAGATGCAGAAGTTCATGAAGCAGATGAAGAATCTGCAGGGCATGATGCCGCGCGGCCTGCCGCGGCTCGGCGGTGGAGCGGGGAGCGGGTTTCCGTTTGTGAGGTAG